Proteins encoded in a region of the Desulfofalx alkaliphila DSM 12257 genome:
- a CDS encoding YlbF family regulator: MMEKLEAKAKELGELITHTEEYKAVKQKQAAMMEDEESMGLLMNFQKLQKENYAKRQNNTLTEEDIKAVEQAELSMLENDKIRELHEAQTAFQSLLNAVMKEIVAASR; encoded by the coding sequence ATGATGGAAAAATTAGAAGCAAAGGCTAAAGAATTAGGTGAACTGATCACCCATACCGAAGAGTACAAAGCAGTGAAGCAAAAGCAAGCTGCCATGATGGAAGATGAAGAGTCCATGGGTTTGTTAATGAATTTTCAAAAGCTGCAAAAGGAAAACTATGCTAAAAGGCAAAACAACACGCTGACCGAGGAAGATATCAAAGCGGTGGAGCAAGCTGAGTTATCAATGTTGGAAAATGATAAAATTAGAGAATTACATGAGGCACAAACTGCCTTTCAATCGCTGCTAAATGCAGTGATGAAAGAAATTGTTGCTGCCAGCCGGTAA
- a CDS encoding bactofilin family protein, translating into MFGKKQQPMGEKVDTIIGKGTHFIGSLNVKGSVRIDGKVEGEMVISGDTVIGKDGSLHGNIKGANATIAGELHGNITLEGKLEISNTGKVYGDIEVSSLVVNEGAVFKGNSIMHSGTDNSNNIEHSKTRERKRKELKASQAS; encoded by the coding sequence ATGTTTGGAAAAAAGCAACAGCCCATGGGCGAAAAGGTTGATACAATTATCGGCAAGGGAACCCATTTTATCGGCAGTTTAAATGTGAAGGGGAGCGTACGGATAGACGGGAAGGTTGAAGGCGAAATGGTGATAAGCGGTGATACCGTCATTGGCAAGGACGGTTCTTTACACGGTAACATCAAAGGAGCCAATGCCACCATCGCCGGTGAATTACATGGAAATATTACCTTGGAAGGAAAATTGGAAATCAGCAACACCGGTAAAGTTTATGGGGACATCGAGGTTTCATCACTGGTAGTAAACGAAGGGGCCGTCTTTAAAGGCAATAGCATCATGCACAGCGGCACCGATAATTCCAATAACATAGAACATTCGAAAACCAGAGAAAGAAAACGGAAGGAGCTTAAAGCCAGTCAGGCTTCATAG
- a CDS encoding ArsR/SmtB family transcription factor: MSEKIAQMKADLLKALAHPTRVRILELLKHGELCVCDIFEKLEVEQANASQHLAILKKQDILKRRKEGLRVYYCIKHNEVIDILNIADKILVMQAEERAHTINKYKKSR, encoded by the coding sequence TTGTCTGAAAAGATTGCACAAATGAAGGCAGATCTCTTAAAGGCCCTTGCTCATCCCACCAGGGTGCGGATATTGGAATTATTAAAGCATGGTGAGCTTTGTGTTTGCGATATTTTTGAGAAACTGGAGGTGGAGCAGGCCAATGCCTCGCAGCACCTTGCCATATTAAAAAAGCAAGATATTTTAAAGAGGAGGAAGGAAGGCCTGCGGGTTTATTATTGTATCAAGCATAATGAGGTGATAGATATTTTAAATATCGCGGATAAAATACTTGTTATGCAGGCAGAGGAAAGGGCCCACACAATAAATAAATATAAAAAAAGCAGGTAG
- the spoIIR gene encoding stage II sporulation protein R — MCNTKKAVLIIFLVMAMMTAVYNYNAQQDYARDLIRFHVIPNSDTIEDQMLKLTIRDIVIKEMKAKFEKVESKEEAILVTKENLSEIKKLAEEQIALAGKNYKVEVQLGDYQFPERTYGDIRLPQGKYQAVRLIIGEGKGQNWWCVLFPPLCFVDGVESLTEGRQAKGVKVFERDDIEFRLRSLEFLNGK; from the coding sequence ATGTGTAATACTAAAAAGGCAGTGCTAATTATATTTTTAGTAATGGCAATGATGACGGCAGTGTATAACTATAATGCACAGCAAGACTATGCCCGGGATTTAATAAGGTTTCATGTTATACCCAATAGTGACACCATAGAGGATCAAATGCTTAAACTTACCATTAGGGATATTGTGATAAAGGAAATGAAGGCAAAGTTTGAAAAGGTAGAAAGCAAAGAAGAAGCGATCTTGGTCACAAAAGAAAATTTAAGTGAAATTAAAAAATTGGCCGAGGAGCAAATTGCCCTTGCAGGTAAAAACTATAAGGTAGAAGTTCAGCTGGGGGACTATCAATTTCCTGAACGGACCTATGGAGATATAAGGCTGCCCCAGGGCAAATACCAGGCTGTGCGCTTGATAATTGGCGAAGGTAAGGGACAAAACTGGTGGTGTGTCTTGTTTCCGCCCCTGTGCTTTGTGGACGGGGTAGAAAGCCTTACCGAAGGCCGGCAGGCAAAGGGTGTAAAGGTGTTTGAACGGGATGACATTGAATTTCGGCTGCGCTCTTTAGAATTCCTTAATGGCAAATAG
- a CDS encoding protease complex subunit PrcB family protein, with translation MKEKVMAALLAVLLVLASGCGAGGFAQGNDAPSGEAGSVTVQPEKFTDEELEAVAREAVSVGLKAKPDKELEQWIDNQKKNPGVWTYRHRDARVIMIAMGEQPTGGYGVLVDEPELKEGTAHINAEFKSPGPNDFTIQVITYPYEIIFVHDDKLNVNLNIIEGSSKKSVLIPAP, from the coding sequence ATGAAAGAAAAGGTGATGGCGGCTCTGTTGGCGGTTTTGCTGGTGCTGGCATCGGGTTGCGGCGCCGGCGGTTTTGCACAGGGTAATGATGCCCCAAGCGGTGAAGCAGGCAGTGTTACCGTTCAGCCGGAAAAGTTTACGGATGAGGAGTTGGAAGCGGTGGCCCGTGAGGCAGTGAGTGTTGGGCTAAAGGCAAAGCCCGATAAAGAACTTGAGCAGTGGATAGATAATCAAAAGAAAAACCCCGGCGTATGGACTTACCGCCACCGTGATGCCCGGGTGATAATGATTGCCATGGGTGAGCAGCCCACCGGGGGTTATGGGGTGCTGGTGGATGAACCGGAGCTGAAGGAGGGGACTGCCCATATAAATGCAGAGTTCAAAAGCCCCGGACCCAATGACTTTACCATTCAAGTAATAACCTATCCCTATGAAATAATTTTTGTCCACGATGATAAATTAAATGTAAACCTAAATATAATAGAAGGTAGTAGTAAAAAGAGCGTCTTAATACCGGCACCATAA
- a CDS encoding metallophosphoesterase — translation MNSEKLKNIFSQLIGHLYVPQEVLKSNDTKVLHISDTPTFLYPAINNLLATLKPEIIIHTGDLADDIKLGNDNYCEYRYKRQVVPFINMLEQCSAEQVYIVPGNHDDVKVIGDNIKNIIILQEGDIIDTGFGKIGVAHRVGLLPRGVSYNLYGHNFKEHINKDERAVYLNGIKNAHVILLQSGKVAVIPYPMGTNYHRKMEGKYMFPNSI, via the coding sequence GTGAATTCTGAAAAACTGAAAAACATATTTTCGCAATTAATCGGCCACCTGTATGTACCCCAAGAGGTTTTGAAATCCAATGACACTAAGGTGTTGCATATCAGTGATACCCCTACTTTTTTATATCCTGCCATTAATAATTTGCTGGCCACTTTAAAACCGGAGATAATTATTCATACCGGGGATTTAGCCGACGATATTAAGTTAGGAAATGACAACTATTGTGAGTATAGATATAAGCGGCAGGTGGTGCCCTTTATTAACATGTTGGAGCAGTGCTCCGCAGAGCAGGTCTATATAGTGCCGGGTAACCACGATGATGTGAAGGTCATTGGAGATAACATCAAAAACATTATAATTTTACAGGAAGGAGACATTATTGACACCGGCTTTGGCAAAATTGGTGTGGCCCACAGGGTGGGTTTGCTGCCAAGGGGGGTCAGTTATAACCTGTATGGTCATAATTTTAAAGAGCATATAAATAAAGACGAAAGGGCTGTATATTTGAACGGGATTAAAAATGCCCATGTAATATTACTGCAGTCCGGCAAGGTGGCAGTAATTCCTTACCCCATGGGTACTAACTATCACCGGAAAATGGAGGGTAAATATATGTTTCCTAATTCTATTTGA
- a CDS encoding flavin reductase family protein gives MRKDVPYNEYAKEVLEQLPKGAFLTVKDGDRLNTMTIGWGTIGFIWRKPILMVLVRYSRHTYKMLENAKEFTVSIPINKDLKKELALCGTKSGRDTDKFSACNFTPEPAKVVNTPIIGECDLHYECKVVYQQAMEPALISEKIDKDCYPKGDFHVIYYGEIVASYIKE, from the coding sequence ATGAGAAAAGATGTGCCTTACAATGAATATGCCAAAGAAGTACTTGAACAACTGCCAAAGGGTGCTTTTCTTACTGTAAAGGATGGGGACCGGTTAAATACCATGACCATTGGCTGGGGCACAATTGGTTTTATCTGGCGCAAGCCAATTTTGATGGTGCTGGTAAGGTATTCCAGGCACACCTATAAAATGCTGGAGAATGCCAAAGAGTTTACCGTCAGTATTCCCATCAATAAAGACCTTAAGAAAGAGCTGGCCCTGTGCGGCACAAAATCCGGCAGGGATACAGACAAGTTCAGTGCCTGCAACTTTACCCCGGAGCCTGCCAAGGTGGTCAACACTCCAATAATCGGTGAATGTGATTTGCACTATGAGTGCAAGGTGGTTTACCAGCAGGCCATGGAGCCTGCACTGATAAGCGAAAAGATCGATAAGGATTGTTACCCCAAGGGCGACTTCCACGTAATTTATTACGGAGAAATAGTAGCCAGCTACATTAAGGAATAA
- a CDS encoding DVU0772 family protein: MYARDALPHIQWTFDLENEFKNKRQVGITFVIDLYKGTPRLVLYRIGPYSSYTVTLEKQPPKDLLLQAVRNQCTTACGDIDVSHDGLYNIDDEIKSWIEDNYLNNEQNDTP; the protein is encoded by the coding sequence ATGTATGCAAGGGATGCCCTTCCCCACATTCAATGGACCTTTGATCTGGAAAATGAATTTAAAAATAAGCGCCAGGTGGGTATTACCTTTGTTATAGACCTGTATAAGGGAACCCCCCGTTTGGTGCTTTACCGCATTGGGCCCTACAGCAGTTACACCGTAACATTAGAAAAACAGCCCCCTAAGGATCTGCTGCTGCAGGCGGTCCGCAATCAATGCACCACCGCCTGCGGTGATATTGATGTGTCCCATGACGGCTTGTACAACATTGACGATGAAATAAAAAGCTGGATTGAAGACAATTACCTCAATAACGAACAAAATGACACCCCTTAG
- a CDS encoding M23 family metallopeptidase: MLKEKLKNIYLKLTNSFTIMYVPHSKESTYSRRIPYLLPVISLLFMAGMVIALVGFYFQYTAMKANMAELKTLQAEDTTRQKQLDELKAQAQELEQKMLEIRLLEKDVREILDRGEAVSRSGLNVSRDIAQLNPEDRSDNTNNGDDKGVLSFLAFKSSPKAEDWHTSYTRVKGSTEQLLAQTDEINQILVSLKEDVSERNAYYAAKPQGLPAEGSISSGYGYRKSPFNGRSVFHPGIDIAASHGTPVVATGQGVVTFAEYRSGYGRTVIIDHPYGFRTLYAHNSRLNVSVGDHVARGDVIAYVGSTGASTGPHLHYEVHLNGQHVDPADYIR; this comes from the coding sequence TTGTTAAAAGAGAAGCTGAAGAACATTTACTTGAAACTTACTAATTCATTTACCATTATGTATGTTCCCCATTCAAAAGAATCCACATATAGCAGACGCATCCCTTACCTGCTGCCGGTCATTTCACTGCTATTTATGGCCGGCATGGTAATAGCCCTTGTTGGCTTTTATTTTCAATACACTGCCATGAAGGCCAACATGGCCGAACTAAAAACATTGCAGGCAGAAGACACCACGCGCCAAAAACAGCTGGATGAATTAAAGGCCCAAGCCCAGGAACTGGAACAAAAGATGCTGGAGATAAGGCTTTTGGAAAAAGACGTGCGGGAGATATTGGACAGAGGGGAAGCAGTAAGCAGGTCAGGCTTAAATGTAAGCAGGGATATTGCGCAATTAAACCCGGAAGACCGGTCAGATAATACAAACAATGGCGATGACAAAGGAGTCCTTTCTTTCCTGGCATTTAAGTCATCACCTAAGGCCGAAGATTGGCACACCTCTTACACAAGGGTTAAAGGCAGCACCGAGCAACTGCTGGCACAAACCGATGAGATTAACCAAATTTTAGTGTCCTTAAAGGAGGATGTGTCAGAGAGAAATGCCTATTATGCCGCCAAGCCACAAGGGTTACCTGCTGAAGGCAGCATAAGTTCAGGCTATGGTTACCGCAAATCACCTTTTAACGGGCGTTCTGTTTTCCACCCCGGCATAGACATCGCAGCATCCCACGGCACCCCTGTGGTAGCCACCGGCCAAGGTGTGGTCACCTTTGCGGAGTATCGCAGCGGTTATGGCAGAACGGTAATTATCGATCACCCCTATGGGTTTAGAACCTTGTATGCCCACAATTCCAGGCTTAATGTATCGGTGGGAGACCATGTTGCCAGGGGTGATGTTATTGCTTATGTGGGAAGCACCGGAGCTTCCACCGGTCCCCACCTTCATTACGAGGTACACTTGAACGGCCAGCATGTAGATCCCGCTGATTACATACGTTAA
- a CDS encoding YkgJ family cysteine cluster protein: MSDNRYFSKEDKFNFACHQGLACFNSCCRDISIFLSPYDVLRLKKALQISSQQFLDQYTYIINTGSGFPMVVIRMPEENDKRCPFVTDKGCSVYQARPWSCRMAPVDIKGENQFGFCFDSSQCQGLLENKQWTVNEWAENQGVDLEQKIEKTFNEIPARVKFTGLSAIDRHIREMFLMACYNLDKFRRFIFDSSFLHLFEIPEDVAERIKDNDLELMEFGFDWLVNHLDIRKSIAVRDQVFG; encoded by the coding sequence ATGAGCGATAATAGATACTTTTCTAAAGAGGATAAATTTAACTTTGCCTGCCATCAAGGGCTTGCCTGCTTTAATAGCTGCTGCCGTGACATCAGTATATTTTTATCGCCCTATGACGTGTTGCGGTTAAAAAAGGCCCTGCAAATATCATCCCAGCAATTTTTAGACCAATATACATACATAATAAATACCGGATCCGGTTTTCCCATGGTGGTGATCCGCATGCCGGAAGAAAATGACAAACGATGCCCCTTTGTCACTGATAAGGGCTGCAGCGTATATCAAGCGAGGCCTTGGTCCTGTAGGATGGCACCGGTGGATATCAAAGGAGAAAATCAATTTGGATTTTGTTTTGACAGCAGCCAATGCCAGGGGCTTTTAGAAAATAAGCAGTGGACCGTTAATGAGTGGGCAGAAAACCAAGGGGTTGACCTGGAACAAAAAATAGAAAAAACCTTTAATGAGATACCCGCCCGGGTTAAGTTTACAGGTTTGTCTGCCATAGACAGGCATATTAGAGAAATGTTTTTGATGGCCTGCTATAACCTGGACAAGTTTCGCCGCTTTATTTTTGATAGCAGTTTTTTACACTTGTTTGAGATTCCCGAGGATGTGGCCGAGAGGATAAAAGATAATGACCTAGAGTTGATGGAATTTGGTTTTGATTGGCTGGTAAATCACCTGGATATAAGAAAATCCATTGCCGTTAGGGACCAGGTGTTTGGCTAA
- a CDS encoding RtcB family protein — translation MDLERESLNKYRLRRTGDMLVDGVVYLSKDLLKLVKRDKSLQQLANAACLPGVVDPVCGMPDIHEGFGLPIGGVMATTSKGVISAGAVGMDINCGVRLLSTNIEARELSIPTLRKLIEKIEEYVPTGVGKKGKHRTISGKFFEQVAHEGAKAIVDGGYGWPDDLKNTEEEGSLPGADLAAVSATAYKRGEGQLGTLGGGNHFIELQLVEEIYRPEVADKFGLQQGMLAVMVHTGSRGFGHQICNDYSKGLLAAAKKHGIIIPDRGLACAPADSKEGKNYYAAMACAVNYAFANRQLITYDIRRAFEDVFQGAAGDMGLRLVYDVAHNIAKWEKHRGQRVLVHRKGATRALPPGHPQNPRAYEQTGHPVLVPGSMGTASYVLVGTEKAAATYYSANHGAGRTMSRTAAVKGITKEQFDTSMGRVLYNSRNYKELLDEAPDAYKDIDVVVDTLADIGITAKVARLRPLAVIKGKD, via the coding sequence ATGGATTTGGAGAGGGAGAGTCTTAACAAATACCGCTTAAGGCGGACGGGGGATATGCTTGTTGACGGTGTGGTGTATCTTTCTAAAGACCTTTTAAAACTGGTTAAAAGGGACAAGTCTTTGCAGCAGTTGGCCAACGCTGCCTGCCTGCCGGGTGTGGTTGATCCGGTCTGTGGGATGCCGGACATTCATGAAGGCTTTGGTCTACCCATTGGCGGTGTAATGGCCACCACTTCCAAGGGGGTTATTTCTGCCGGAGCGGTGGGTATGGACATTAACTGTGGGGTGAGGCTGCTGTCAACCAATATTGAAGCCCGGGAACTTTCTATACCCACACTGCGCAAGCTAATTGAAAAAATTGAAGAATATGTGCCCACAGGGGTGGGAAAAAAGGGTAAGCACCGCACCATCAGCGGAAAATTTTTTGAGCAGGTGGCCCATGAAGGTGCCAAGGCCATTGTTGATGGGGGCTATGGTTGGCCCGATGACTTAAAAAACACTGAAGAGGAAGGTAGCTTGCCGGGGGCCGATTTGGCTGCTGTCAGTGCAACCGCATATAAGCGCGGCGAAGGACAGTTGGGCACCTTGGGTGGGGGCAATCATTTTATTGAACTGCAGCTTGTGGAAGAAATATACCGGCCGGAGGTTGCAGATAAATTTGGTTTGCAGCAGGGCATGTTGGCGGTAATGGTCCATACCGGCAGCCGTGGATTCGGTCATCAAATATGTAACGATTACAGTAAAGGATTGTTAGCGGCGGCTAAAAAGCACGGCATTATAATTCCCGATCGGGGACTTGCCTGTGCACCGGCGGATTCCAAAGAAGGTAAAAACTATTATGCAGCCATGGCCTGTGCGGTAAATTATGCCTTTGCCAATCGCCAATTGATTACCTACGATATTCGCCGGGCCTTTGAAGATGTGTTTCAAGGTGCTGCCGGTGATATGGGGTTAAGGCTGGTGTATGACGTGGCCCACAACATTGCTAAGTGGGAAAAGCATCGGGGTCAACGGGTGTTGGTACACCGTAAAGGGGCCACCAGGGCACTGCCGCCCGGTCATCCACAGAACCCCAGGGCATATGAACAAACCGGCCATCCGGTGTTGGTTCCCGGCAGCATGGGTACAGCTTCCTATGTATTGGTGGGTACGGAAAAGGCGGCCGCAACTTATTATTCTGCCAACCACGGGGCAGGCCGCACCATGTCCCGCACAGCTGCGGTGAAGGGGATCACCAAGGAGCAGTTTGATACCAGCATGGGCAGGGTGCTGTACAACAGCAGGAATTACAAAGAACTGCTGGATGAGGCCCCCGATGCCTACAAGGACATCGATGTGGTGGTGGATACCCTGGCTGATATCGGCATCACCGCCAAGGTGGCCCGGTTACGCCCGTTGGCAGTGATTAAAGGAAAGGATTAA
- a CDS encoding THUMP domain-containing class I SAM-dependent RNA methyltransferase: MAKLELIATAAFGLEAVVAHELKQLGYNNTKVENGRVTFVANEQAICHTNLWLRSAERVLLKVGEFKATTFEELFQQTKALPWTELLPVDANFPVEGKSIKSKLFSVSDCQAIVKKAIVEKMKEVYGLEWFTETGPKFTVEVALLKDVVTLTIDTSGAGLHKRGYRKLTGKAPIKETLAAAMVMLSYWNADRILLDPLCGTGTIPIEAALIGQNIAPGLTRNFAAEEWPWIPKKIWQEQRRAAHKEARYDLPLKIIGSDIDKEALSMARYHAGEAGVDEFVSFQPMDVANLSTKKKYGCIICNPPYGERLKERPEVELLYQQMGKAFLPLDTWSYYIITSNTDFEKHFGKKADKKRKVYNGRIRCDYYQYFGPRPPKRNESPEQDK, encoded by the coding sequence ATGGCAAAACTGGAACTAATAGCCACGGCAGCCTTTGGACTAGAAGCAGTGGTAGCACATGAACTAAAACAGCTGGGATACAACAACACTAAAGTAGAAAACGGCAGGGTAACCTTTGTTGCCAATGAGCAGGCCATTTGCCACACCAACCTGTGGCTTCGCAGTGCAGAGCGGGTCTTGCTAAAGGTGGGTGAATTTAAAGCCACCACCTTTGAAGAGCTTTTTCAACAAACAAAGGCACTGCCCTGGACTGAATTACTCCCCGTTGATGCCAACTTCCCGGTGGAAGGCAAATCAATTAAATCAAAACTCTTTAGTGTTTCTGACTGTCAAGCCATAGTTAAAAAGGCCATTGTGGAAAAAATGAAAGAGGTTTACGGCCTGGAATGGTTTACTGAAACGGGTCCAAAGTTCACTGTTGAGGTGGCCCTGTTAAAAGACGTGGTCACACTGACCATAGATACCAGCGGTGCAGGCTTGCACAAAAGAGGGTACCGGAAGTTGACCGGTAAGGCACCCATAAAAGAAACACTGGCTGCGGCCATGGTTATGCTCAGCTATTGGAATGCTGACAGAATTCTGCTGGATCCCCTCTGTGGCACCGGCACCATCCCCATTGAGGCAGCTTTAATCGGGCAAAACATCGCACCGGGCTTAACCCGAAATTTTGCCGCTGAAGAATGGCCTTGGATACCCAAAAAAATTTGGCAAGAACAAAGACGTGCTGCCCACAAGGAGGCACGTTATGATTTGCCCCTAAAAATTATTGGTTCTGATATCGACAAAGAAGCCCTTAGTATGGCCCGCTATCATGCCGGGGAAGCCGGAGTGGATGAATTTGTTTCTTTCCAGCCCATGGATGTAGCTAATCTTAGCACCAAAAAGAAATACGGCTGCATTATCTGCAACCCCCCCTATGGTGAAAGATTAAAGGAACGCCCTGAGGTGGAATTGTTATATCAGCAAATGGGTAAGGCTTTCCTGCCCTTGGATACATGGTCCTATTACATTATTACGTCAAACACTGACTTTGAAAAGCATTTTGGAAAAAAGGCAGACAAAAAGCGAAAAGTCTATAACGGTAGAATACGCTGCGATTATTACCAGTATTTTGGCCCTCGGCCGCCCAAAAGAAATGAAAGCCCGGAACAAGATAAATAA
- a CDS encoding transcriptional regulator — MTMTLYDYFKKASGRLPEEAHRVLNTLLNAGKMNKEDLSLMSTTKRAVLDHVLFQLYALGLVDISSEGKSKMCEITKLGEQYLDIVADTDEAM; from the coding sequence ATGACCATGACCCTTTACGATTACTTTAAAAAGGCTTCCGGCCGCTTGCCAGAAGAGGCACATCGGGTGCTAAACACACTGCTTAATGCCGGAAAAATGAACAAAGAAGATTTAAGCCTCATGTCCACCACCAAAAGGGCGGTGCTGGATCACGTACTCTTCCAGCTCTATGCACTGGGCCTGGTGGATATCAGCAGTGAAGGTAAAAGCAAAATGTGCGAAATAACCAAACTGGGAGAACAATACCTGGATATAGTAGCCGACACTGACGAGGCAATGTAA